The following coding sequences are from one Paenibacillus sp. JDR-2 window:
- a CDS encoding AraC family transcriptional regulator: MSIIITRQNELAQIIERYVEEDGVLKTAIPSLFFMRRSNATGPSHGVYKPSFCLVAQGEKDVWLGKDHFVYSPADYLVASVHLPVTTQVTEATPDVPYLGLRLEFMPSQILKVLYDSKLQTAPKENPKRAMFVSHVETSLLDAVIRLARLLDHPEDIPLLASLYTDEILYRVLQGENGDILKGIVMEESSIHQIRDVIEHIMNNFHHPIRIEELAEIANMSSSTFHRHFKEVTAMSPLQFQKQMRLQEARRQLLTESTDASDVAYRVGYESISQFSREYARMFGSPPIQDIKRFKGQSPI, translated from the coding sequence ATGTCTATAATCATTACGCGGCAAAATGAGCTTGCCCAAATTATTGAACGTTACGTAGAAGAAGACGGAGTTCTAAAAACAGCAATTCCATCCCTGTTTTTTATGCGGCGTTCGAATGCGACCGGTCCGAGCCATGGAGTATACAAGCCTTCATTTTGTCTAGTCGCGCAAGGGGAGAAGGACGTATGGCTGGGTAAAGACCACTTTGTCTACAGTCCTGCCGACTATCTTGTTGCATCGGTTCATTTGCCGGTTACCACCCAGGTTACGGAAGCTACTCCCGATGTCCCTTATTTAGGTCTCAGGCTTGAATTTATGCCTAGTCAAATCTTAAAGGTTCTGTATGATTCTAAACTTCAAACCGCTCCTAAAGAGAACCCTAAACGCGCTATGTTTGTCAGCCATGTGGAAACTTCGCTGCTGGATGCGGTTATCAGGCTGGCCCGTTTGCTGGATCATCCTGAAGATATTCCCTTACTTGCTTCGCTGTATACGGATGAAATTCTCTATAGAGTGCTGCAAGGGGAAAATGGAGATATTTTAAAGGGAATTGTCATGGAGGAGAGTTCAATTCATCAAATTAGAGACGTGATCGAACATATCATGAATAATTTCCATCATCCAATACGGATCGAGGAACTTGCAGAGATAGCGAACATGAGTAGTTCAACTTTCCATCGTCATTTCAAAGAGGTTACGGCCATGAGTCCTCTTCAATTTCAAAAGCAAATGAGACTGCAGGAAGCTCGAAGGCAATTACTAACCGAGTCAACGGATGCCTCTGATGTCGCCTATCGGGTTGGTTATGAAAGCATTTCGCAATTCAGCAGGGAGTATGCCAGAATGTTTGGCTCTCCGCCTATCCAGGATATTAAACGTTTCAAAGGTCAGTCGCCTATTTGA
- a CDS encoding AAA family ATPase: MLYIFSGLPGAGKTTLSSALAKELRGVYLRVDVVEQAMKEAGMLIDGPEGYMVCYAMASQNLRLGLDVIADTVNPIQITREAWRHVAEALEIPLVEIEVVCSDEREHRHRVETREADIPDFALPTWEQVRNRQYEPWDRDRIVIDTAHQTVAESFKTLYEQLNNSRSI; this comes from the coding sequence ATGCTTTATATATTTAGCGGATTGCCCGGCGCTGGGAAGACAACCTTATCGTCAGCTTTGGCCAAGGAGTTACGCGGTGTGTATCTCCGGGTGGATGTGGTGGAGCAGGCTATGAAGGAAGCTGGAATGTTGATCGATGGACCTGAAGGTTACATGGTATGTTACGCGATGGCATCGCAGAATCTCAGGTTAGGTCTTGACGTGATAGCGGATACGGTCAATCCCATCCAAATAACGCGTGAGGCTTGGCGCCATGTGGCGGAAGCTCTTGAAATTCCGTTAGTTGAAATCGAAGTGGTCTGCTCTGACGAACGCGAACACAGGCATCGGGTCGAAACGCGTGAAGCAGATATTCCGGACTTTGCTCTACCTACGTGGGAGCAGGTCAGGAACCGTCAGTACGAACCTTGGGACCGAGATCGCATCGTCATCGATACCGCTCATCAAACGGTGGCCGAAAGCTTTAAGACATTATATGAACAGCTAAACAACAGCCGGTCAATATGA
- a CDS encoding copper resistance D family protein, translating into MYIYFFETLLYLSFAITAGYLLLEFIPGGLKPEVLVPVRIIQLAAIGIPIFSFASIVRTSVILMDFAPQMSFAEVLLIVLNDYSFGRAWIMSFILGSALFMVISFNGLKHKSSKWVAAGIWICMVLVHGYASHPAALSKTWGLLAQTIHVGAVSVWLGILILVAWFRKGSWNWRAFTRWYTPLSIACMTLIVIAGFVMMSIIIEVGYINSWGINYGEALLLKHLLFIPLILLAFMNGFLTKIYANGQNERSLQSWLKAEGLVALFILITTAFMGIQEPPHETESEEPVPSPLFKLLHNERTDLSLQWHWNMVGALCVAMGLISFLLLFAAYRKNKMGLFAICTVAAVLFPFLGLLQSVS; encoded by the coding sequence TTGTATATCTACTTTTTTGAAACTCTTCTTTACCTCTCGTTCGCCATCACCGCAGGCTATCTTTTACTCGAGTTTATCCCGGGCGGATTAAAACCGGAAGTCCTTGTACCCGTTCGCATTATCCAATTAGCGGCTATTGGAATTCCGATATTCTCTTTTGCGTCTATCGTGAGAACGTCCGTCATTCTAATGGATTTTGCCCCGCAAATGTCTTTTGCGGAAGTCCTACTGATTGTGTTAAACGACTATTCATTCGGGCGGGCCTGGATCATGAGTTTTATTCTTGGCAGCGCTTTATTTATGGTTATTTCTTTTAATGGCTTAAAGCATAAATCTTCGAAATGGGTCGCAGCAGGTATTTGGATTTGCATGGTTCTGGTTCACGGATATGCAAGTCACCCCGCCGCACTCTCCAAAACCTGGGGACTTCTAGCTCAAACTATACATGTTGGTGCAGTCTCTGTTTGGCTTGGCATTCTTATTCTTGTCGCTTGGTTTAGAAAAGGAAGCTGGAATTGGAGAGCCTTTACGCGCTGGTACACGCCATTGTCGATCGCTTGTATGACGCTTATCGTAATCGCGGGTTTTGTGATGATGTCAATTATCATTGAGGTTGGGTATATCAACTCATGGGGAATTAATTATGGCGAGGCGCTGCTGTTAAAGCATCTACTGTTCATTCCGCTTATCCTGTTAGCATTCATGAATGGATTTCTAACCAAAATATATGCAAACGGCCAGAATGAACGTAGCTTACAGTCCTGGCTTAAAGCGGAAGGTCTTGTTGCCTTATTTATTCTTATTACAACGGCATTCATGGGTATTCAGGAACCGCCTCACGAGACAGAATCCGAAGAACCCGTACCTTCTCCTTTGTTTAAATTGCTACATAATGAACGAACTGACTTATCTCTTCAATGGCATTGGAATATGGTTGGAGCCCTTTGCGTGGCAATGGGCCTTATTTCGTTCCTTCTTTTATTTGCAGCCTACAGAAAAAACAAAATGGGGTTATTCGCGATCTGTACGGTGGCTGCCGTGTTATTCCCTTTCTTAGGCTTGCTTCAATCCGTGAGTTAG
- a CDS encoding sugar efflux transporter: MYLRLKSILVIKGYRLFVICVLLIGIGISITMPYLALYCTEKLGMSTGAFGAFTAVGSLSGVIANSIIGKYSDRNFDRKIIISLAATSSALGYISYLVFDNFLTLLIVVSFFSGLGASAMPQIYAYAHESANESNSDDKTFAMSALRSLVSLGFLVGPLFGTIILEVNGYKGLFLGTSAIFIVVATIVFLLLPNRRAIQKKKANHTAATSVDRKRIWYPLIAFIFLFAVNAVNGIVTPLFIVNELHGSHSEVGLVVSICAGLEIPIMFILGSFGGKVSNHLLLIGACFIAILYNVVLSVSTDAWQLIPAQLLQAIFVAIVMGNGLSFFTELLPESPGMASTIYYNGSIMGRLLGNLGGGIIAEYAGIRDVYWVCLATVIISFFVLWSSRPIPVKSNYEMTAKK, from the coding sequence GTGTATCTGCGACTAAAAAGTATTTTGGTAATTAAGGGATATCGGTTATTTGTCATTTGCGTTCTCTTAATCGGTATCGGAATCTCGATTACAATGCCTTACTTAGCTCTCTATTGCACCGAGAAATTAGGGATGAGCACCGGAGCGTTTGGCGCTTTTACAGCTGTGGGTTCGTTAAGCGGGGTTATTGCGAACTCCATCATAGGCAAATACTCGGATCGTAACTTTGATCGAAAAATCATTATTTCTTTAGCCGCCACGTCGTCCGCGCTTGGTTATATTTCTTATCTCGTGTTTGATAACTTTTTGACTTTACTTATTGTCGTTAGCTTTTTCAGCGGATTAGGAGCATCGGCCATGCCCCAGATTTACGCTTATGCGCACGAATCCGCCAATGAAAGCAATTCGGATGATAAGACGTTTGCGATGTCTGCGCTGCGTTCGCTTGTATCGCTAGGATTCTTAGTGGGACCGCTATTTGGGACCATTATTTTGGAAGTCAACGGTTATAAGGGACTATTCCTCGGAACGTCCGCTATCTTTATTGTTGTTGCAACTATCGTATTTCTATTGCTTCCAAATAGAAGAGCGATTCAAAAAAAGAAAGCAAACCATACTGCCGCAACCTCAGTTGACCGAAAGAGGATATGGTATCCTTTGATCGCTTTTATTTTTCTATTTGCGGTAAATGCCGTAAACGGAATTGTGACGCCGCTATTTATAGTAAACGAGCTTCATGGTTCACATTCTGAAGTAGGGCTGGTTGTTAGTATTTGTGCCGGTTTGGAGATTCCGATCATGTTTATTTTAGGTTCATTCGGCGGAAAAGTATCGAACCATCTCTTGCTGATAGGCGCTTGTTTTATTGCCATCCTATACAACGTTGTATTAAGTGTGTCTACGGATGCCTGGCAGCTAATTCCGGCACAGCTTTTGCAAGCCATATTTGTAGCTATAGTTATGGGGAACGGATTAAGTTTTTTTACGGAGTTGCTTCCGGAATCGCCGGGTATGGCTTCGACGATCTATTACAACGGATCCATTATGGGAAGATTATTGGGGAATTTAGGCGGCGGTATTATTGCTGAATATGCAGGAATTCGAGACGTTTACTGGGTATGCCTTGCGACCGTCATTATTTCCTTTTTTGTCTTGTGGAGCAGCAGACCTATTCCAGTAAAGAGTAATTATGAAATGACGGCTAAGAAATAA
- a CDS encoding ArsR/SmtB family transcription factor, whose product MTDKTLVDACDETCNGTAVDITKIQEKLIPESAATDLADLFKALGDPTRVRIIHTLLQSELCVHDLCEVLGMGQSAISHQLRSLRNMRIVKRRKVGKTVFYSLDDEHVEQIFVQTLQHLKHD is encoded by the coding sequence ATGACGGATAAAACATTAGTTGATGCATGTGATGAGACTTGCAACGGAACAGCGGTTGATATCACTAAAATACAAGAAAAACTGATACCTGAATCCGCAGCAACGGATTTAGCAGATTTATTTAAAGCATTAGGGGATCCGACTCGGGTTAGAATTATCCATACCTTATTACAGTCCGAATTATGTGTTCATGATTTATGTGAGGTGCTGGGAATGGGACAGTCAGCGATTTCCCATCAATTGCGCTCCTTGCGCAATATGCGGATTGTGAAGAGACGTAAAGTGGGAAAGACTGTGTTTTATTCTCTTGATGATGAGCACGTTGAGCAAATTTTCGTTCAAACCCTACAACATTTGAAACATGATTGA
- a CDS encoding DUF2935 domain-containing protein: protein MNEFVTRSLDEVRFWSRIMKEHSLFLKLGFRCEDTQLIQEANGYYSVFEQIETKADQYNANTDPQTIRAFNVEVYNAAVHIYVFKRKVLGLIINCKLPGGNNFPLLVDHTSREANYFRNRLAELNNGQLEPLHDAIIDENVFFLKIMADHAKFIGHLLDPSERKLVEQARDFSNDFDTLLWQAQDLSSMRPQSQSQPLLTQFLDQNRVSVVSLRDFKKTARDLIEACRIKSIIHPLLADHVYREAERFLEIIDMFENHLNGNRPPDFDYHSLH from the coding sequence TTGAATGAATTTGTAACGCGTTCGCTAGACGAGGTTCGTTTCTGGTCCAGAATTATGAAAGAGCATTCGCTGTTCTTGAAACTTGGATTTCGCTGCGAGGACACCCAGCTCATTCAAGAAGCTAACGGATATTACTCCGTGTTTGAACAGATTGAAACAAAGGCGGATCAATATAATGCTAACACTGACCCTCAAACCATTCGGGCATTCAATGTAGAGGTGTATAATGCCGCCGTTCATATATATGTTTTTAAACGCAAGGTGCTTGGTTTAATCATAAACTGCAAGCTCCCTGGCGGAAACAACTTCCCCCTCTTGGTGGACCATACCAGCAGAGAAGCCAACTACTTTAGAAATCGTCTCGCCGAACTCAATAACGGTCAGCTTGAACCGCTGCATGATGCTATTATTGATGAGAACGTGTTCTTCTTAAAAATCATGGCCGACCATGCCAAATTTATAGGACATTTACTTGATCCTTCAGAACGGAAATTAGTGGAGCAAGCAAGGGATTTCAGCAATGATTTTGATACCTTGCTTTGGCAGGCCCAAGATTTAAGCTCCATGAGGCCCCAGTCGCAAAGCCAACCCTTATTGACTCAATTTTTGGATCAAAATCGTGTTTCCGTGGTCAGCCTTCGCGATTTCAAAAAGACTGCAAGGGATCTTATTGAGGCTTGTCGCATTAAAAGCATCATTCACCCTTTGCTTGCTGATCATGTTTATAGGGAAGCCGAGCGGTTCCTGGAAATTATCGATATGTTCGAAAATCATTTAAACGGGAATCGGCCACCGGATTTTGATTATCATTCATTGCATTGA
- a CDS encoding S-layer homology domain-containing protein yields the protein MTKKSKFVTLAATAVLTLSIAGQSFAATNPFSDIANVPAKDKITALQNKGLVQGVGEDRYFPDATLTAAQGIQLIVNALDLNIDTLRFFKEPHATDYFPKADDNAWYADALIIAANNNIGLPNDLDPNKTWTKEEFTHQLILAIEQHSNLPMIKIAPVAFNDQDEVSVSYDGSIQRALVLKIAELDQDGNFNPTDDITRADAAVLIYNALAYIGEAPAPSAE from the coding sequence ATGACGAAAAAATCCAAATTCGTTACTTTAGCAGCTACAGCCGTACTTACCCTGTCCATTGCCGGACAGAGCTTTGCGGCAACAAATCCGTTCTCGGATATTGCCAATGTACCCGCTAAGGATAAAATTACGGCATTGCAAAATAAAGGTTTGGTGCAAGGCGTTGGCGAGGACCGCTATTTCCCTGACGCAACGCTAACTGCAGCACAAGGTATTCAGCTTATTGTTAATGCTCTTGATCTGAACATCGATACGCTTCGTTTCTTCAAAGAGCCTCATGCTACGGACTATTTCCCGAAAGCAGACGATAATGCTTGGTATGCGGATGCGCTTATCATTGCGGCTAACAATAACATTGGCCTGCCAAATGATCTGGATCCTAACAAAACATGGACCAAAGAAGAGTTCACCCACCAGCTTATCCTTGCTATCGAGCAGCATAGCAATCTGCCGATGATTAAAATTGCTCCGGTGGCGTTTAACGACCAAGACGAGGTATCCGTCTCGTACGATGGTTCCATCCAAAGAGCGCTTGTTCTGAAAATCGCTGAGCTTGACCAGGATGGAAACTTCAATCCTACGGATGATATTACTCGCGCGGATGCAGCCGTACTCATCTACAATGCACTCGCCTACATCGGTGAAGCTCCCGCTCCATCGGCTGAATAA
- the trxB gene encoding thioredoxin-disulfide reductase: MHHQTVIIGTGPAGLTAAIYLARANLFPLIIEGSQPGGQLTTTTEVENFPGFPDGITGPELMDNMRKQAERFGARIQSGFVTRVDVSKRPFTLYLEGGTEITADAVILSTGASAKMVGIPGEVENIGQGVSTCATCDGFFFRNKKIIVIGGGDTAMEEAQFLTRFASEVRLVHRREELRASKIMQDRARRNEKISWSLNETPLEVISGGKGVTGLKVRNNATGEEEVLETDGIFLAIGHRPNTGFLGGQIQTDEHGYIEVVPGTSRTNVPGIFACGDVMDPIYRQAITSAGSGAKAALDCESFLFEQH; encoded by the coding sequence ATGCATCATCAAACGGTTATTATCGGAACGGGTCCTGCGGGACTAACAGCTGCAATCTATTTGGCTCGGGCGAACCTGTTTCCGCTTATTATTGAAGGATCGCAGCCGGGTGGACAATTGACAACAACGACGGAAGTTGAGAACTTCCCCGGTTTTCCCGATGGAATCACGGGGCCGGAGCTCATGGACAATATGCGTAAGCAAGCCGAGCGATTCGGTGCACGAATTCAATCCGGCTTCGTAACCCGCGTGGATGTGTCGAAACGTCCGTTTACGTTGTATCTGGAAGGCGGAACCGAAATAACGGCGGATGCGGTGATCCTGTCCACCGGGGCTTCGGCGAAAATGGTCGGTATACCCGGCGAAGTCGAAAATATCGGCCAAGGGGTCAGCACTTGCGCAACTTGCGACGGATTCTTCTTCCGCAACAAAAAAATTATCGTCATCGGGGGCGGCGACACCGCGATGGAGGAGGCGCAGTTCTTGACGCGATTCGCTTCCGAAGTCCGCCTCGTGCATCGCAGAGAAGAGCTGCGAGCTTCGAAAATCATGCAGGATCGCGCGCGCAGAAACGAGAAAATCTCGTGGAGTCTCAATGAGACTCCTTTGGAAGTAATATCCGGAGGCAAAGGAGTAACCGGTCTTAAAGTACGCAACAACGCGACGGGAGAGGAAGAAGTGCTGGAAACGGACGGAATTTTCCTCGCGATCGGACATCGTCCGAATACCGGGTTCCTAGGCGGCCAGATTCAAACCGACGAGCACGGTTATATAGAGGTTGTTCCTGGAACCTCCCGCACGAACGTTCCCGGCATATTCGCCTGCGGAGACGTCATGGATCCGATATACCGTCAGGCGATTACGTCAGCGGGCAGCGGCGCCAAAGCGGCATTGGATTGCGAAAGCTTTTTGTTTGAACAGCACTAA
- a CDS encoding aldo/keto reductase, which produces MQQTVTLNNGVEMPILGFGVFQIPDPSVCEQSVYDAIIAGYRLIDTAASYLNEEAVGKGIKRSGVARKDLFITTKLWVQDTGYERTKKAFENSLNRLQLDYLDLYLIHQPYGDVHGSWRAMEELYHEGKVRAIGVSNFHEDRLIDLILHNEVVPAVNQVETHPFHQQVENATFMKEHHVQIESWAPFAEGKNNLFQNEALVAIAAKHNKSVAQVVLRWLTQREVVVIPKSVRKERIIENLHIFDFELNREDMELIASLDTKQSLFFSHRDPEMVKWLGTRKLDI; this is translated from the coding sequence ATGCAGCAAACCGTAACTTTGAACAATGGCGTTGAAATGCCTATTCTCGGCTTTGGAGTTTTTCAAATTCCGGATCCTTCCGTATGCGAACAAAGCGTATATGACGCTATTATTGCAGGTTACCGGCTCATTGATACCGCGGCTTCTTATTTAAATGAAGAGGCGGTCGGAAAAGGAATCAAACGCAGTGGCGTGGCAAGAAAGGACTTGTTTATTACTACGAAGCTTTGGGTTCAGGATACCGGTTACGAACGCACTAAAAAAGCATTCGAAAATTCGTTGAACCGATTGCAATTGGATTATTTGGATTTGTACTTAATACATCAGCCTTATGGAGATGTTCACGGCTCTTGGCGTGCTATGGAGGAATTGTATCACGAAGGTAAGGTCCGGGCGATTGGCGTCAGCAACTTCCATGAGGACCGCTTGATCGATTTGATTCTTCATAACGAGGTAGTCCCTGCCGTAAACCAGGTTGAGACGCATCCATTCCACCAACAGGTTGAGAATGCAACATTTATGAAGGAACATCATGTTCAGATTGAATCCTGGGCCCCGTTTGCGGAAGGGAAAAATAACTTATTCCAGAATGAAGCGTTAGTAGCTATAGCTGCAAAGCATAACAAATCCGTTGCCCAAGTGGTTTTACGTTGGTTAACCCAAAGAGAAGTTGTTGTCATCCCTAAGTCGGTTCGCAAAGAAAGAATTATCGAGAACCTTCATATTTTCGATTTTGAATTAAATCGCGAGGATATGGAGTTGATTGCTTCTTTAGATACAAAACAAAGCTTGTTCTTCTCGCATCGGGATCCCGAGATGGTGAAGTGGCTCGGTACCCGCAAACTTGATATTTAA
- a CDS encoding TetR/AcrR family transcriptional regulator: MPYTKAHKLNIREKIVQNAANEFRQKGIKEVSVPQIMKGAGLTHGGFYAHFANKDQLVAEACRKAIEETINLLQGATVRKEDAAKLQTVIDYYLSTTHRDQREISCILPTLSSEISRSSEEIREAFTLEVTRFFSFIAGMIGKNNEKSMAIVSSMVGALLLARSVNDPELSRNILDASKRYAKEMAALQ, translated from the coding sequence ATGCCCTATACCAAAGCCCATAAACTAAATATCCGCGAGAAAATAGTTCAAAATGCCGCCAATGAATTCCGCCAGAAGGGTATCAAGGAAGTCAGCGTACCTCAAATCATGAAGGGGGCCGGCTTAACGCATGGCGGTTTCTATGCCCATTTCGCGAATAAAGATCAACTCGTGGCCGAAGCTTGCCGGAAAGCCATCGAAGAGACGATTAATCTTCTGCAAGGAGCTACGGTTCGGAAAGAAGATGCTGCCAAATTACAAACCGTCATCGATTATTACCTCAGCACCACGCATCGGGATCAACGGGAAATCAGCTGTATCCTCCCTACGCTGTCCAGCGAAATCTCCCGTTCTTCGGAAGAAATTAGAGAAGCGTTTACTTTGGAGGTCACCCGATTTTTCAGCTTCATAGCGGGAATGATCGGAAAAAACAATGAAAAAAGCATGGCCATTGTAAGCTCTATGGTTGGCGCTTTGTTACTAGCCCGCTCCGTTAACGATCCCGAATTAAGCCGGAATATTCTGGATGCCAGCAAGCGCTATGCCAAAGAAATGGCAGCCTTGCAATAA
- the tpx gene encoding thiol peroxidase gives MTQERTGKATVGGQPITLIGPELKIGDKAPAFTINKDLMTEASLSDYAGQIKLISVVPSLDTDVCDAQTRRFNQEASKLGDNVVVLTISVDLPFAQSRFCATAGIERVITLSDYKHRSFGAAYGVLIKELQLDQRAIFIVDANDIIRYAEYLGEMSDHPNYDAALTALRELSQ, from the coding sequence ATGACACAAGAACGTACAGGTAAAGCAACAGTAGGCGGACAACCGATTACGCTGATAGGCCCGGAGTTGAAAATCGGGGACAAGGCTCCGGCATTCACCATCAACAAAGATCTCATGACCGAAGCAAGCCTTTCCGACTATGCAGGCCAAATCAAGCTTATTTCCGTCGTGCCTTCGCTGGATACCGACGTATGCGATGCGCAAACTCGCCGATTCAATCAAGAAGCGTCGAAGCTGGGCGATAACGTTGTCGTATTGACGATCTCGGTTGACTTGCCATTCGCGCAGAGCCGGTTTTGCGCGACAGCCGGCATCGAGCGCGTCATCACCTTGTCGGATTATAAACATCGCAGCTTCGGCGCGGCATATGGCGTGTTGATTAAGGAACTGCAGCTGGATCAACGCGCGATCTTTATCGTCGACGCCAACGATATCATCCGCTACGCCGAATATTTGGGCGAGATGTCCGATCATCCGAATTACGATGCCGCGCTTACTGCCTTGCGCGAGCTCTCGCAGTAA
- a CDS encoding MarR family winged helix-turn-helix transcriptional regulator — protein sequence MNQDSQGPHIPLDAHLCFSLYACSRAIFRMYRPLLDDLDLTYPQYLVLLALWEHETMSVKDISEQLVLDSGTLTPMLKRMEAAGLVRRERSKEDERVLHIRITDKGIALKDQSMCVPRSLLEASGMTETEIGVLNGTIQKLLYQINENSSAK from the coding sequence ATGAATCAAGATAGTCAGGGGCCTCATATACCGTTGGATGCTCATTTGTGTTTTTCGTTATATGCGTGCTCGAGAGCTATTTTCCGTATGTACCGGCCGTTGCTGGACGATTTGGACTTAACCTACCCTCAATACCTGGTCCTGCTTGCACTATGGGAACATGAGACGATGTCGGTCAAAGATATTAGCGAACAATTGGTCTTGGATTCCGGTACGTTGACGCCGATGCTGAAGAGAATGGAAGCCGCGGGACTTGTCCGGCGGGAACGTTCGAAGGAAGACGAGCGGGTTCTGCATATCCGGATTACCGACAAAGGAATAGCGCTCAAAGATCAATCGATGTGCGTACCGAGGTCGCTTCTTGAAGCAAGCGGGATGACCGAAACGGAAATTGGCGTATTGAACGGAACGATCCAGAAGCTGCTATATCAAATTAATGAAAATTCGTCAGCAAAATAA
- the lpdA gene encoding dihydrolipoyl dehydrogenase, which produces MERQIEADVLVIGSGPGGYAAAVRSAQLGMKTIVVERGPIGGICTNVGCIPSKALIAEAHRYHSRRLWSRSSSVDSFEEAQAFKEAVVNKQSGGVQYLLKSAGVTVLEGEASFIDEHTARITQLETEQAVAFKYAILATGSRPVELKAIPFGSRVLSSTEALSLASIPESLIVIGGGYIGVELGQMYAKFGSKVTILEGGQQVLPGFEADLVAPVMKQMNADGMTIVTEATAVRAEQDSEGITLHYVGNDVRHSIRADYALVTVGRRPNTDGSLGLDRIGLRTTSKGLMGTDKQCRTEVPHVFAIGDITEGPALAHKASYEAIVAAEAIAGLPTMIDYKVIPLVVFSGPELASVGLSETECKAKAIPTIAGRSSFGINGRALAVRAPEGFVKVIAHAETGLIMGAQIVGAEASTLVSELSLAIEMGATVEDLALTIHPHPTLGEVIMEAAQNAVKRLAKK; this is translated from the coding sequence ATGGAGAGACAAATAGAAGCAGATGTTTTAGTCATTGGCTCGGGGCCGGGAGGTTATGCGGCGGCTGTACGGTCAGCGCAGCTTGGAATGAAGACAATCGTGGTTGAACGCGGCCCAATAGGCGGTATATGCACGAATGTGGGCTGTATCCCTTCCAAAGCGTTAATCGCGGAGGCGCATCGCTATCATTCGCGTAGGTTATGGAGCCGTTCCAGCTCCGTGGATTCTTTTGAGGAGGCCCAGGCTTTTAAAGAAGCGGTCGTCAACAAGCAATCAGGAGGCGTTCAATACCTCTTAAAGAGTGCCGGCGTCACGGTTCTGGAAGGTGAGGCGAGCTTTATTGATGAACATACGGCCAGGATCACACAATTGGAAACGGAGCAGGCAGTAGCTTTCAAATACGCAATCTTGGCGACGGGCTCTCGTCCGGTTGAGCTTAAGGCCATTCCCTTTGGCAGCCGTGTCTTGTCTTCGACGGAAGCTTTGTCTCTTGCCAGCATACCGGAGAGCCTGATTGTGATCGGGGGCGGTTATATCGGGGTTGAATTGGGACAGATGTACGCGAAATTCGGCAGCAAGGTCACTATTTTGGAGGGGGGACAACAAGTCTTGCCAGGGTTCGAAGCAGATCTGGTTGCTCCGGTTATGAAGCAAATGAATGCCGACGGGATGACCATCGTAACCGAAGCCACAGCTGTTAGAGCGGAGCAGGATTCGGAAGGGATTACGCTTCATTACGTCGGAAATGACGTCCGCCACTCCATTAGAGCCGATTATGCGCTGGTAACGGTCGGAAGAAGACCAAATACGGATGGAAGCCTAGGGCTCGACCGAATCGGTTTGCGGACAACAAGCAAAGGATTAATGGGGACGGATAAGCAATGCAGAACCGAAGTTCCTCATGTTTTTGCAATCGGGGATATTACCGAAGGACCGGCGCTTGCCCATAAAGCTTCTTACGAAGCTATAGTTGCAGCCGAAGCTATTGCCGGATTGCCAACCATGATAGATTACAAAGTGATCCCGCTTGTCGTGTTCTCCGGGCCGGAGCTGGCAAGCGTCGGATTAAGCGAGACGGAGTGCAAAGCAAAAGCGATTCCGACGATTGCCGGAAGGTCTTCATTTGGCATAAACGGAAGGGCCTTGGCAGTCAGAGCGCCGGAAGGCTTCGTAAAAGTGATTGCCCACGCGGAAACGGGATTGATTATGGGAGCTCAAATCGTTGGAGCAGAAGCTTCCACTCTCGTATCGGAGCTTAGCCTTGCCATCGAGATGGGAGCGACGGTTGAAGATCTGGCGTTAACTATCCATCCTCATCCTACATTAGGTGAAGTGATAATGGAGGCAGCGCAGAACGCCGTGAAGAGGTTGGCGAAAAAGTAG